One genomic window of uncultured delta proteobacterium includes the following:
- the trbE gene encoding Conjugal transfer protein TrbE: protein MLKLTDYRSRAKGLPDLLPYAALVAPGVILNKDGSFLAAWEIRGQDTASSTPDELAFVSAQFNNAIRLLGTGWMLHIDSIRSSHRAYPAQEKGHFPDPVTQLIDDERRAYFSGNRCFSTSTIFSVTYKPNFEAAKLAGKVQAGTTISPVLEKALGQFQNTLEELEDALSSVLHMQRLSEYETYSDDGETYTQSDLLTHIQHCVSGDLHPLRVPEKPMYLDHLLASNDLVGGVIPRLGGKHLALISIDGLPQESFPAMFADLESLPLEYRFSTRFICLDQYDATKEIDSYRKGWRQQVYRFLDQFFNNPNARANRDALLMAEDAETALTEVQGGYVGAGYLTSCIVLMHENQEQLQDWARELRRNIQTLGFGCRIENINALEAWLGTHPGNGYANLRRPMVNTLNLADLLPLASVWTGSPVCPCPFYPPNSRPLAVLTTDKSTPFWFNIHVGDLGHTLIFGPTGAGKSTLLATLAAQFRCYENSRIYAFDKGMSMFPLCLGSGGTHYNIGNSDQLSFAPLQRIDSEAERAWAEEWIASLMELQQITVMPSHRNAIHAAMLDLSAQPENLRSLTSFYHIVQDNQIKDAIQHYTAQGAMGRLLDADTDDLTLSPMMVFEIEDLMNLGDKNLIPVLTYLFHRIETSLDGTPTILVLDEAWIMLGHPVFRAKIREWLKVMRKANCAVILATQSLSDAKNSGILDVLAESCPTKIFLPNITATQEAQRELYVGMGLNETQINIIARATPKRDYYVVSPLGRRQVQLALGPKTLAFVGSSDKESIARIQELEAEYGVNGWQSEWLRERGAA, encoded by the coding sequence ATGCTGAAACTTACCGACTACCGTTCCAGGGCCAAAGGTCTGCCGGATTTGCTCCCCTATGCCGCGCTGGTCGCGCCGGGCGTCATTCTCAACAAAGACGGCTCGTTTCTGGCTGCCTGGGAAATCCGGGGGCAGGATACCGCCAGTTCCACGCCTGACGAGCTGGCTTTTGTGTCCGCGCAGTTCAATAACGCGATCCGGCTGCTCGGTACGGGCTGGATGCTCCATATAGATTCCATCCGTAGCAGTCACCGGGCTTACCCCGCGCAGGAGAAAGGGCATTTCCCCGATCCTGTGACGCAGCTCATTGACGATGAACGCCGGGCCTATTTCAGCGGAAACCGTTGTTTCAGTACCAGCACCATTTTTTCCGTCACCTACAAGCCGAATTTTGAGGCTGCAAAGCTGGCCGGAAAGGTACAGGCAGGAACAACGATAAGCCCCGTACTGGAAAAAGCCTTGGGGCAGTTCCAAAACACCCTGGAAGAACTGGAAGATGCCTTGTCTTCGGTTCTGCATATGCAACGACTTTCGGAATATGAGACATATTCCGATGATGGTGAAACCTATACGCAATCTGACCTTTTAACCCATATCCAGCATTGTGTTTCCGGCGATTTGCACCCGCTGCGAGTGCCGGAAAAACCCATGTATCTGGATCACCTTCTTGCCAGCAATGATCTGGTCGGGGGAGTAATCCCCCGGCTTGGCGGGAAGCACCTTGCGCTGATTTCCATTGACGGACTGCCGCAAGAATCCTTCCCGGCCATGTTCGCGGATTTGGAATCTCTCCCTTTGGAGTATCGTTTCTCCACGCGGTTCATCTGCCTGGATCAATACGATGCCACAAAGGAAATAGACTCCTATCGTAAGGGCTGGCGGCAACAGGTGTACCGCTTCCTTGATCAGTTCTTCAACAACCCCAACGCCCGCGCCAACCGTGACGCGCTGCTTATGGCCGAAGACGCGGAAACCGCCCTGACCGAAGTTCAGGGCGGTTATGTGGGCGCTGGCTATCTGACTTCCTGCATCGTTCTGATGCACGAAAATCAGGAGCAGTTGCAGGATTGGGCGCGGGAACTGCGCCGAAACATCCAGACGCTTGGTTTCGGCTGCCGGATTGAAAACATCAACGCCTTGGAAGCCTGGCTCGGTACGCATCCGGGCAACGGATACGCCAATCTGCGGCGGCCTATGGTCAATACGCTGAATCTGGCTGATTTGCTTCCCCTGGCTTCGGTCTGGACGGGTTCACCCGTCTGCCCCTGCCCGTTCTACCCGCCGAACTCCCGGCCCCTGGCCGTGCTGACCACGGATAAATCCACGCCGTTCTGGTTCAACATCCATGTGGGCGATCTCGGCCACACATTGATTTTCGGGCCAACTGGCGCGGGTAAATCCACGTTGCTGGCAACGCTGGCCGCGCAATTCCGATGCTATGAAAACTCCCGCATTTACGCCTTTGACAAGGGCATGAGCATGTTTCCGCTCTGCCTCGGCTCCGGCGGAACGCATTATAACATCGGCAATTCCGATCAGCTTTCTTTCGCACCGCTCCAGCGCATTGATTCCGAAGCGGAACGGGCCTGGGCGGAAGAGTGGATAGCTTCCCTCATGGAGTTACAGCAAATCACGGTCATGCCGTCACACCGCAACGCTATTCACGCGGCAATGCTGGACTTGTCGGCACAGCCTGAAAATCTGCGCTCCCTGACCAGTTTCTACCACATCGTTCAGGATAACCAGATTAAAGACGCTATCCAGCACTACACCGCGCAAGGGGCAATGGGGCGGCTGCTGGATGCGGACACGGACGATCTGACGCTTTCGCCCATGATGGTCTTTGAAATTGAAGACCTGATGAACCTTGGCGATAAAAACCTGATTCCGGTTCTGACCTACCTTTTCCACCGCATTGAAACGTCATTGGACGGAACACCGACCATCCTTGTGCTGGATGAAGCGTGGATCATGCTCGGCCACCCGGTATTCAGGGCCAAGATCAGGGAATGGCTGAAAGTCATGCGCAAGGCGAATTGCGCGGTAATCCTTGCCACGCAAAGCCTTTCTGATGCTAAAAACTCCGGCATCCTTGACGTTCTGGCTGAATCCTGCCCGACAAAAATATTCCTGCCCAATATCACGGCCACACAAGAGGCGCAGCGTGAACTCTATGTGGGCATGGGCCTGAATGAAACCCAAATCAACATTATCGCCCGTGCCACGCCGAAGCGCGATTACTACGTTGTTTCGCCCCTCGGCAGACGGCAAGTACAGCTTGCCCTTGGCCCCAAGACGCTGGCCTTTGTCGGTTCCTCCGACAAGGAAAGCATTGCCCGTATTCAGGAGCTTGAAGCGGAATACGGCGTCAACGGCTGGCAATCTGAATGGCTGCGGGAGCGCGGCGCGGCATAA
- a CDS encoding P-type conjugative transfer protein TrbJ, translated as MKKYLLSLAVLVMFATPAHALTVTCTNCSTNLVQLLDRITSMEQLQNVIGQYHENIQQTAQQIRMVQQNIEQYANMVQNTMQLPANLINEVKGSLTRLSILTSKLKTQRGDIVALGEVFNSLFPELNFLGGLAASTPEQVEAANARYREQWDKWAETVDQASQATFQLSGQQLEELQKDAGRFDQYLDELLSTPDGQQKAIMAGNQLSALQVQEARQLRELMATQVQSNLASQMKAEKESQMSEEAWRNTLKTDRIGKAKAKADPF; from the coding sequence ATGAAAAAGTACCTTTTGAGCCTCGCCGTGCTGGTGATGTTCGCCACGCCCGCCCATGCGCTGACGGTTACATGCACGAATTGCAGCACGAACTTGGTGCAACTGCTTGATCGGATTACCAGCATGGAGCAGTTGCAGAACGTCATTGGTCAGTACCACGAAAATATTCAGCAAACCGCACAGCAAATCCGCATGGTGCAGCAAAATATCGAGCAGTACGCCAACATGGTGCAGAACACCATGCAGCTTCCGGCGAACCTGATCAATGAAGTCAAAGGAAGCCTGACCAGACTTTCCATCCTCACCAGCAAACTGAAAACCCAACGCGGTGACATTGTGGCCCTTGGGGAAGTTTTCAATTCTTTATTTCCTGAACTGAACTTCCTCGGCGGCTTGGCTGCCTCCACTCCTGAACAGGTAGAGGCGGCAAACGCCAGATACAGGGAACAGTGGGACAAATGGGCCGAAACGGTTGATCAGGCTTCCCAAGCTACTTTCCAGCTTTCCGGCCAGCAGCTTGAAGAACTGCAAAAAGACGCCGGGCGCTTCGATCAATACCTTGACGAGCTGCTTTCCACACCTGACGGCCAGCAAAAGGCGATTATGGCCGGGAACCAGCTTTCAGCCCTCCAGGTGCAGGAAGCCCGGCAGCTCCGCGAACTCATGGCCACACAGGTGCAGTCGAACTTGGCCAGCCAAATGAAAGCGGAAAAAGAAAGCCAAATGTCGGAAGAGGCATGGCGAAACACCTTGAAAACTGACCGAATCGGCAAGGCGAAGGCCAAGGCCGATCCCTTTTAG
- a CDS encoding P-type conjugative transfer protein TrbL: protein MKKHFLLLAALCLPALALLLLPEQAYAADEDFVSRLVHEFYTKTSTWEPTLKRYALTVFRWLVILEVCFLGIKAALNRDQLGDILKQFVMLLLMAGFFMAVINYYQEWAWNLINGLGAIGRELTPGGYSSESPFLTGMQLVKLVLDKLSIWSPGNSIALLIAALVIIVCFALISAQVVFIKCEAMIAMAAAIILVAFGGSAFLKDYAVNAIRYVLAVAFKLFVMQLVLGVGIAFIEGFSTSTAELQDIFVVIGASVVLLALVKSLPDVCAGIINGSHVSSGAALTASAAAVGGAAIGAMVASSNTVQNVKDAAKIAGMEGGSGLGKAAGMAKAMWGARQEAKGPSEKSLSTRTRSEMKERLERAKMNNDNS, encoded by the coding sequence ATGAAAAAGCATTTTCTGCTTCTGGCCGCGCTCTGCCTCCCGGCGCTGGCGCTCCTGCTCCTGCCGGAACAGGCGTATGCGGCTGATGAAGATTTCGTGTCCCGGCTGGTGCATGAGTTTTATACCAAAACAAGCACCTGGGAGCCGACCTTGAAGCGGTACGCGCTAACCGTGTTTCGCTGGCTGGTCATTCTGGAAGTCTGCTTCCTGGGTATCAAAGCCGCGCTCAACCGTGATCAGCTTGGCGATATTCTGAAACAGTTCGTCATGCTCCTGCTCATGGCCGGGTTTTTTATGGCCGTTATCAACTACTATCAGGAATGGGCCTGGAACCTGATCAACGGCCTTGGTGCAATCGGCAGGGAACTCACGCCGGGCGGCTACTCTTCGGAATCTCCATTTTTAACCGGGATGCAGCTCGTCAAACTGGTTCTGGACAAACTCTCCATCTGGTCGCCGGGCAACTCCATTGCTCTGCTTATTGCCGCCCTGGTGATCATTGTCTGCTTTGCGCTGATTTCCGCGCAAGTGGTGTTCATCAAATGCGAAGCCATGATTGCAATGGCGGCGGCGATAATTTTGGTTGCCTTCGGCGGTAGCGCCTTTTTGAAGGATTATGCCGTCAACGCCATTCGTTACGTTCTGGCCGTGGCTTTCAAACTCTTTGTCATGCAGCTCGTTCTTGGGGTGGGCATTGCCTTTATTGAGGGTTTTTCCACGTCCACAGCGGAGTTGCAGGACATTTTTGTAGTCATTGGCGCGTCCGTGGTGCTTCTCGCCCTGGTTAAATCCCTGCCAGATGTATGTGCGGGCATTATCAACGGTTCCCATGTTTCCAGTGGGGCGGCTCTTACCGCCTCGGCTGCCGCCGTGGGCGGCGCGGCCATCGGCGCAATGGTCGCCAGTAGCAACACCGTCCAGAACGTGAAGGACGCGGCGAAAATTGCTGGAATGGAAGGCGGGAGCGGCCTCGGCAAAGCGGCTGGCATGGCGAAAGCCATGTGGGGAGCGCGGCAGGAAGCCAAAGGCCCATCGGAAAAATCCCTTAGCACCCGTACCCGCTCGGAAATGAAAGAGCGGCTTGAACGGGCCAAAATGAATAACGACAACTCATAG
- a CDS encoding Conjugal transfer protein, protein MSLFKSKAKPPVAEKGGSPYLNGREEWLERYGSYISRAAQWRMAAFICLIITVVSISGNVIQASQVKTVPYIIEVDKLGNVGAVARADRASATPKRLIQAEIAKCISDWRTVTADVELQQKMIERLSFFMAGSAKGVLRQWYEANNPYEIAKTGKLVHVEIKGLPLPVSSDSYRVEWVETVRSHAGVMLDSHTYEATVTIQINPPTADAVLLRNPGGIYITALSAGKVVGAQNTPIQKEQ, encoded by the coding sequence ATGTCTCTTTTCAAAAGTAAAGCAAAACCGCCCGTAGCGGAAAAAGGGGGAAGCCCCTATCTGAACGGGCGAGAGGAATGGCTTGAACGCTACGGCTCCTATATCAGCCGGGCGGCGCAATGGCGCATGGCAGCGTTTATCTGCCTGATTATCACGGTGGTTTCTATCTCCGGCAACGTCATACAGGCCAGCCAAGTCAAGACGGTTCCCTACATCATCGAGGTAGACAAACTTGGCAACGTGGGGGCTGTGGCACGGGCGGATCGAGCCAGCGCAACTCCGAAACGGCTGATTCAGGCCGAAATTGCCAAGTGCATCAGTGATTGGCGCACGGTCACGGCGGACGTTGAACTCCAGCAAAAAATGATCGAGCGGCTTTCCTTCTTCATGGCCGGAAGCGCCAAAGGCGTTTTGCGCCAATGGTATGAGGCCAATAATCCCTATGAAATCGCCAAAACCGGAAAGCTGGTGCATGTGGAAATCAAAGGTCTGCCGCTGCCTGTCAGCTCCGATTCCTACCGGGTGGAATGGGTTGAAACCGTCCGCAGTCATGCGGGTGTCATGCTGGATTCGCACACCTATGAAGCCACGGTGACAATCCAGATCAACCCGCCCACGGCGGACGCTGTTCTGCTTCGCAATCCGGGCGGCATCTACATCACGGCGCTGTCGGCCGGAAAGGTCGTTGGAGCGCAAAACACTCCCATTCAAAAAGAACAATGA
- a CDS encoding Conjugal transfer protein TrbG: MRFAMKKILFLTLALALCANTAFAAQDVPPGYPPAIDGIGGSQNNGRATPEIDYISPKVVPLTPKEKKALSLSNDWARQNIDPVLSGGGKVVYVHGASLPTIVATPMQVSDVELEAGEVVNEIVVGDSARWMVESGSAGSGPDARVHLFIKPVDAGLESSTVITTNRRVYHLRLVSQRKGYTPYVGFLYADSLNRQSAARQAKAAKEQEWNSTTIDGQQADLSKLNFNYEVKGKAAWKPERVYDDGRQTFLRLPEKTASGEMPVLLVRKGSRDVLVNYRVKDAAMVVDGLFERIALIVGVDGDQEKVEVIRGKK, from the coding sequence ATGAGGTTCGCCATGAAAAAGATACTGTTTCTGACTCTCGCCCTGGCGCTTTGCGCCAATACCGCTTTTGCAGCCCAGGACGTTCCCCCCGGTTATCCTCCGGCCATTGACGGCATCGGTGGCTCCCAAAATAACGGCAGGGCTACCCCGGAGATCGACTATATCAGCCCCAAGGTCGTGCCGCTCACGCCAAAGGAGAAAAAGGCTCTCAGTCTGTCGAATGATTGGGCGCGGCAAAATATTGATCCGGTTTTGTCCGGTGGCGGCAAGGTCGTTTACGTCCACGGGGCGAGTCTGCCCACGATTGTGGCAACGCCCATGCAAGTTTCTGACGTGGAACTGGAAGCCGGAGAGGTGGTCAATGAAATCGTGGTGGGTGACTCGGCCCGCTGGATGGTGGAATCCGGTTCGGCTGGCTCCGGCCCTGACGCCAGAGTGCATTTGTTTATCAAACCTGTGGACGCCGGGCTTGAAAGCTCCACGGTTATCACCACAAACCGCCGCGTTTATCATCTGCGCCTTGTTTCCCAGCGCAAAGGGTACACGCCCTATGTCGGTTTTCTCTACGCGGATTCGCTGAACCGTCAAAGCGCGGCCCGGCAAGCCAAAGCCGCCAAGGAACAGGAATGGAACTCAACCACCATTGACGGCCAGCAAGCCGATTTATCCAAACTGAATTTTAACTACGAAGTGAAGGGCAAAGCCGCCTGGAAGCCGGAGCGCGTCTATGATGATGGGCGGCAAACCTTTCTCCGGCTGCCGGAGAAAACCGCGTCCGGGGAAATGCCCGTGCTGCTCGTCCGCAAGGGGAGCCGTGACGTGCTGGTGAATTACCGGGTGAAAGACGCGGCAATGGTTGTTGACGGGCTGTTTGAGCGGATCGCGCTCATTGTCGGCGTGGACGGCGATCAAGAAAAAGTCGAAGTCATAAGGGGGAAAAAGTAA
- a CDS encoding exported hypothetical protein (Evidence 5 : No homology to any previously reported sequences), with translation MRTFIFPLLLMVLLASGCAGRGPVGSYCGPLPEDSAVTAIAADAVDCLSTLYPPGHTSVHLVPAKDVGNNFVQAFENGLRTKGFTLIPDARPDALAIAYTLDAMDEKSAWYLQLRISDTAEQGKSIARAYTASGQPEAGQSRTEIEFKRSMLQKAAEKTKETAGKAYDTTRSFLME, from the coding sequence ATGCGTACTTTCATTTTTCCGCTGTTGCTTATGGTGTTGCTGGCTTCCGGCTGCGCGGGGCGTGGCCCCGTGGGTTCCTACTGCGGGCCGCTGCCGGAAGATAGCGCCGTTACTGCTATCGCCGCCGATGCCGTGGACTGCCTCTCTACTTTGTATCCTCCTGGGCATACCTCCGTTCACCTTGTCCCGGCCAAGGACGTGGGCAATAACTTTGTGCAAGCCTTTGAAAACGGTTTGCGGACAAAGGGTTTTACGCTGATTCCCGATGCGCGGCCTGATGCCCTGGCTATCGCCTACACCCTGGATGCAATGGACGAAAAAAGCGCATGGTATCTGCAACTCCGCATTTCGGACACAGCGGAACAGGGAAAATCCATTGCGCGGGCCTACACCGCCAGCGGCCAGCCGGAAGCCGGGCAAAGCCGCACGGAAATAGAGTTCAAGCGTTCCATGTTGCAAAAGGCTGCGGAAAAAACAAAGGAAACGGCGGGGAAAGCCTATGATACTACTCGCAGTTTCCTCATGGAATAG
- a CDS encoding putative conjugal transfer protein TrbI (Evidence 3 : Function proposed based on presence of conserved amino acid motif, structural feature or limited homology), translated as MSDTTPNSLEPTKKVDAARMSKWPLYAVLLVGLFLLGILVYSVNFAHNQEEEQAGTPKVDIKEEEKPLLMGEGRGLALAPPAGSPALVVPDAPAQDGAKREPLIVVQSDKSQSDNYRQELENLRRMKAQAQLTALSAPLGVQKASQSSTAPASYPGSGSAPDRPSMSMPDTSALRENGYDPAADKDKEAFFDRAGKDTSWILPHSRTAGQKYEVKTGAVIPGIMVTGINSDLPGNIIAQVSQNVFDTATGNHLLLPQGAKLFGVYDSRVIYGQERVLVAWNRVVFPDGSAVTLGAMPGSDQSGYAGYTDKVDNHYFRIFGSAILMSMISGGMAYTMDTLDNSGGDSDNPTLQNEMGSALAAQLGQATLQLLQKNLNIKPTLEIRPGYQFNVIVTKDLVFERPYRPQR; from the coding sequence ATGTCTGATACCACCCCTAACAGTCTGGAGCCGACAAAAAAGGTCGATGCCGCCCGCATGAGCAAATGGCCGCTCTATGCCGTGCTGCTGGTCGGGCTGTTCCTGCTCGGCATTCTGGTTTACAGCGTGAACTTTGCCCATAATCAGGAAGAGGAACAGGCCGGGACGCCGAAAGTCGATATTAAAGAGGAAGAAAAGCCGCTGCTCATGGGCGAAGGGCGCGGCCTCGCCCTGGCCCCGCCAGCCGGATCGCCCGCTTTGGTTGTGCCTGATGCTCCCGCGCAGGACGGCGCGAAGCGGGAACCGCTGATAGTCGTGCAATCCGACAAAAGCCAATCCGACAATTACCGTCAGGAATTGGAAAACCTCCGGCGCATGAAGGCGCAAGCCCAACTGACCGCGCTTTCAGCTCCGCTCGGCGTTCAAAAGGCCAGCCAGTCAAGCACGGCTCCGGCTTCGTACCCTGGCTCCGGTTCCGCGCCTGACAGACCTTCCATGTCCATGCCCGATACTTCCGCGCTGCGGGAAAACGGCTATGACCCGGCTGCCGACAAGGATAAAGAGGCGTTCTTTGACCGGGCCGGGAAAGATACAAGCTGGATTCTGCCGCACTCACGCACAGCCGGGCAAAAGTATGAAGTCAAAACGGGCGCGGTGATTCCCGGCATTATGGTGACGGGCATCAATTCCGATCTGCCCGGCAACATCATTGCCCAAGTTTCCCAAAACGTCTTTGACACGGCCACGGGCAACCATCTGTTGCTGCCGCAAGGGGCAAAACTCTTCGGCGTTTATGATTCCCGCGTAATCTACGGACAGGAACGGGTTTTGGTGGCCTGGAATCGCGTTGTTTTCCCTGACGGCTCGGCTGTTACCCTTGGAGCCATGCCCGGTTCTGACCAAAGCGGCTACGCCGGATATACCGATAAAGTGGACAATCACTACTTCCGTATTTTTGGCTCGGCCATTCTTATGAGCATGATCAGCGGCGGCATGGCCTACACGATGGATACCCTGGATAACAGCGGCGGTGATAGCGACAATCCCACGCTCCAGAATGAAATGGGTTCCGCCCTGGCCGCGCAACTCGGACAGGCCACGCTCCAACTTCTGCAAAAAAACCTGAATATCAAGCCCACGCTGGAAATCCGGCCCGGCTACCAGTTCAACGTCATTGTGACCAAAGATTTGGTATTTGAGCGGCCTTACCGTCCGCAACGATAA
- the traG gene encoding Conjugal transfer protein TraG has product MCAKKVQYGLGEKSPQKTPLRWLYLPFMLLLGFGSMVLATQRIAAFFDYQAALGQPWGIAFGLPWYAPWSAFVWQERFGASDTFGFIDQAITHSQALFLLPQFLVIGFWLCFQKKLRSNANLHGSARWAEEKEIRTMGYFEGKGVYVGGWLKKYAGLSSILRAFRGKPEEVQHYLRHNGPEHIMVFAPTRSGKGVGLILPTLLAWEGSSIVLDIKGENWALTAGWRKSQDQVVLRFDPSDPSGASARFNPLEELRIDTMMGIPDVQNMAAMLVDPNGKGLEDHWSKAAFAMLGGAILHCCVMTRHAQKRAATLYDLSCMLADESRTIQDLFKEMVETDHAKLLQEMFPGAEGGDKAHIFIASSAREMLNKAENEASGVVSTALTNLALYRDPVVALNTASCDFRIHDLMNHEKPVNLYLVISPADIDRMRPLLRLMVDMFVRRICSKMEFADGSSKAGYKHRLLLLLDEFTSLGKLPIMEKALAYIAGYGGKVYIIVQDITQLNAVYGKDNALMANCHVRIAYAPNTIETAKTLSDMTGKTTVVEEKVSLSGSRTGHMKNASVNVTETARPLLTPDECMRLPGPEKDSQGKVIKPGDMLIFTAGQSPIYGRQILYFFDPVFSTRAKIPVPGLTPQYQSGITDSIYEPRPAAWYSATPVPAATPEKKEASSEQYFVA; this is encoded by the coding sequence ATGTGCGCGAAAAAAGTTCAATACGGTTTGGGGGAGAAATCCCCGCAAAAAACGCCGCTGCGCTGGCTCTATCTGCCGTTCATGCTGCTGCTCGGTTTTGGTAGCATGGTTCTGGCTACACAGCGCATTGCGGCGTTTTTCGATTATCAGGCCGCGCTCGGCCAGCCGTGGGGAATAGCCTTCGGCCTTCCCTGGTATGCTCCCTGGTCGGCTTTTGTCTGGCAAGAGCGGTTCGGGGCAAGTGATACCTTCGGTTTTATTGATCAGGCCATTACTCACAGCCAGGCTCTTTTCCTGCTCCCGCAATTTCTCGTTATCGGATTTTGGCTCTGTTTCCAAAAGAAACTGCGTTCAAACGCCAATCTGCACGGCTCGGCGCGGTGGGCGGAAGAGAAAGAAATCCGCACGATGGGCTACTTTGAGGGCAAGGGCGTCTATGTAGGCGGCTGGCTTAAAAAGTATGCCGGTTTATCGTCCATACTCCGCGCTTTTCGGGGAAAGCCGGAAGAGGTGCAACACTACCTCCGGCACAACGGCCCGGAACATATCATGGTCTTTGCGCCTACCCGCTCCGGCAAGGGGGTGGGCCTGATTTTACCCACTCTCCTGGCCTGGGAAGGTTCCAGCATCGTCCTTGATATTAAAGGCGAAAACTGGGCCTTAACTGCCGGATGGCGCAAGTCGCAAGATCAGGTTGTTTTGCGTTTCGATCCCTCTGACCCTTCCGGCGCTTCGGCCCGTTTCAATCCCCTGGAAGAACTCCGCATCGATACCATGATGGGGATACCGGATGTTCAGAATATGGCCGCAATGCTGGTCGATCCCAACGGTAAGGGGCTTGAAGACCACTGGAGCAAAGCGGCTTTCGCCATGCTCGGCGGAGCTATCTTGCATTGCTGCGTTATGACCCGCCACGCTCAAAAGCGGGCGGCAACCCTCTATGACCTCTCCTGCATGTTGGCGGACGAGAGCCGCACCATTCAAGACCTGTTCAAAGAAATGGTGGAAACGGATCACGCCAAGCTGCTTCAGGAAATGTTCCCAGGTGCTGAAGGTGGCGACAAAGCGCATATCTTTATCGCCAGTTCCGCCAGAGAAATGTTGAACAAAGCCGAGAACGAGGCCAGCGGCGTGGTTTCCACGGCTCTAACCAATCTCGCGCTCTACCGCGATCCGGTGGTGGCCCTGAACACCGCTTCTTGTGACTTCCGCATTCATGACCTGATGAACCATGAAAAGCCCGTGAATCTGTATCTGGTGATTTCCCCGGCTGACATTGACCGGATGCGGCCCTTGCTCCGGCTCATGGTGGATATGTTCGTGCGGCGCATCTGCTCCAAGATGGAATTTGCCGACGGTTCCAGCAAGGCCGGGTACAAACACCGCCTTTTGCTTCTGCTGGACGAGTTCACCAGCCTGGGCAAGCTCCCGATCATGGAAAAGGCGTTGGCCTATATCGCCGGGTACGGCGGCAAGGTCTACATCATCGTTCAGGACATTACCCAACTCAATGCCGTGTACGGCAAGGATAATGCGCTCATGGCAAACTGTCATGTTCGTATTGCATACGCCCCCAACACCATTGAAACAGCCAAAACCCTTTCCGACATGACCGGGAAAACCACTGTCGTGGAAGAAAAGGTTTCTCTTTCCGGCTCCAGAACCGGGCATATGAAAAATGCTTCGGTCAACGTGACGGAAACGGCCAGACCTCTACTCACGCCTGACGAGTGCATGAGGCTCCCCGGGCCGGAGAAGGACTCGCAAGGCAAGGTGATAAAGCCCGGCGATATGCTGATTTTCACAGCCGGACAATCGCCTATCTACGGTCGGCAAATCCTCTATTTCTTCGATCCGGTTTTCTCGACCCGCGCCAAAATCCCGGTTCCCGGCCTGACTCCCCAATACCAAAGCGGCATAACGGATTCCATTTATGAGCCGCGCCCTGCGGCGTGGTATTCGGCTACGCCAGTTCCCGCCGCAACCCCTGAAAAGAAAGAGGCTTCCAGTGAACAGTATTTCGTTGCGTAG
- a CDS encoding Conjugative transfer signal peptidase TraF, which produces MNSISLRRLARRTLFAVIWLALALALAFSAGLRFNPTPSLPKGIYRIVSGAPAPKDFVRGELVSFCLEGEFAELALERGYLEPGSCPSGLRPLLKRLAGLPGDSVDPYSHPICAVDSHGRSMTPALVPGVVPPGMALVLADHPGSFDSRYFGFVPLDSLQRVKPVFLFNPKGN; this is translated from the coding sequence GTGAACAGTATTTCGTTGCGTAGATTGGCGCGGCGGACGCTGTTCGCCGTGATCTGGCTGGCTCTGGCTCTCGCCCTGGCCTTTAGCGCGGGCCTTCGCTTCAATCCAACACCGTCTTTGCCAAAAGGCATCTACCGTATTGTTTCCGGCGCTCCGGCCCCAAAAGATTTCGTAAGAGGCGAGCTGGTGAGTTTTTGTCTGGAAGGCGAGTTCGCGGAACTGGCTTTGGAGCGCGGCTATCTGGAGCCTGGTTCCTGCCCCTCCGGGCTGCGGCCCCTGCTCAAGCGTCTGGCCGGGTTGCCCGGTGACTCTGTTGATCCATATTCGCACCCGATCTGCGCCGTGGACAGCCACGGGCGCTCCATGACTCCTGCTCTGGTTCCGGGTGTCGTTCCGCCCGGCATGGCCCTGGTGCTGGCTGATCACCCCGGCAGTTTTGACAGCCGTTATTTCGGGTTTGTTCCGCTGGATTCCCTCCAGAGGGTGAAACCCGTTTTTCTCTTTAACCCCAAAGGAAATTGA
- a CDS encoding hypothetical protein (Evidence 5 : No homology to any previously reported sequences): MQNKEYLRAAAKAIAQQIEGNLLVIGVSLDPDVADYMGAFEEEAITLADVVEDGLLTVTNSGEVMYVGNN; the protein is encoded by the coding sequence ATGCAAAACAAGGAATATTTACGCGCTGCGGCAAAGGCTATCGCGCAGCAGATTGAAGGAAATCTCCTGGTAATAGGCGTTTCGCTCGATCCTGATGTGGCGGACTACATGGGCGCATTTGAAGAAGAGGCCATTACGTTGGCCGATGTTGTGGAAGATGGCCTTTTAACCGTTACCAACTCCGGCGAGGTGATGTATGTCGGCAACAACTGA